The window CCAGGGGCTGTTTTGCGGGGAGATTGGGGCGAAATTCGCTTAGAAGAAGGCTGCAATATTCAGGAAAACTGTGTGGTCCATATGTTCCCAGGCCGCTCAGCTTACTTTGGAGCTGGGGCGCATGTGGGACATGGAGCCATTATTCATGGGGCGCATTTGGAAGAAAATACCATGGTCGGTATGAATGCGGTTTTGATGGATGATGTTCGCCTAGGGGCCCATAGTATTGTGGGTGCTTTGAGTTTCTTAAAAGGCGAAATGAAGATTCCGCCTCGTTCTTTGGTGGTCGGAAATCCCGCCAGAATTGTCAAAGAGCTAAGTGATGAAATGATTGCTTGGAAGCGAAAAGGAACGGGACTTTACCAGCAATTGCCTAAAGATTGCCATGAGAGTTTAAAAGTTTGCGAGCCTTTAAGGCAAGCAGAAGAAGGGCGGCTGGGTCGTCAAGCTTTTGCCGAATTTGAAAGCCTGAAGCGAACAAAGCGAAAATAAATGAAAAGCCCCTGCAATTATAGGGGCTTTTTTATGGCTAATATTTATTGGTCCCTCAACTTTTTCCTTTTAATAAAAAGGAGTGGAGAAGTCATTAAAGTTGCTTTTGAAGAAAAGACTAAGGATAATAATTTGGGGCCCGCGGCCAGCTTTGCTGGCCGCCGCTATGCTACGGGGCTCGCAGGTCTGCTCGGCCCTGCGCCGCCTTTGGCGGCTGGGTCTGGCCTTCGGCCACCCCTCCGCAGCGCTGGGCCGCTCATCTTTACTAGCAGCTTTTGGTCCAATCGCTTCGGCACTAAAATCAATTGTTTGATTAACAGGAATTAGTGCCTATAAAGAAATCTTTAATTAAATAATTAACGAAATAAAGATTTAAAGAAATAACGGAATCTTTATTGCCTACATGGACCAATTTTGCATCTAGAGGCGGTGAAGCCGCCTAGCTGAGGGATGGACAGCAGTGGCCGAAGGCCAGACCAAGCCAGCGAAGCTGGCGAAGGGCCGAGCGAATAGCGAGCTGCGAAACAGCCCGACCCGCCCGAAGGGCGGGGCAGCCCCAAAAAAAAAAAGCCCTTCCCGAAAAGGAAGAGCTTTAGAAAATTAAAATTGTTATTTTATCTTAATTAGGGACAGCCACTGCCAAAGAGGGGAAAATGCTGGCCAAAATGGGGCGTAACCCGCTGAGGAAAAATTCTACGGCGATCACCATCACGATTAGGCCCATTAGGCGGAGCATAATTTTATTCCCCGTTT is drawn from Saprospira sp. CCB-QB6 and contains these coding sequences:
- a CDS encoding acyltransferase; translation: MFYEFRGYRPVVHETAFVHPQANVTGNVFIGAHCYIGPGAVLRGDWGEIRLEEGCNIQENCVVHMFPGRSAYFGAGAHVGHGAIIHGAHLEENTMVGMNAVLMDDVRLGAHSIVGALSFLKGEMKIPPRSLVVGNPARIVKELSDEMIAWKRKGTGLYQQLPKDCHESLKVCEPLRQAEEGRLGRQAFAEFESLKRTKRK